The Thermoleophilia bacterium genome contains the following window.
GACCAGGCTGGTTGACAACCTAGTTGCAGGTATACTAGAGACGTGACTGCATCGCCTTCATTACTTGAGATCCCTACTATTATCACCACCCATCAAAACGCAGACTTTGATGCCTTAGCCGCTGCCGTGGGAGCTAGTTTGCTCTATCCAGACAGCCGGATTGTTTTTACCGGCTCACTTAACCCTAACGTAAGAGAGTTTGTTTCCCTGTACGGGGAAGCTCTTCCCATCGCAAACCTACGGCTGATTGACCAAAACAAGATCAAGCGCCTGGTGGTCGTCGACACAGCCGATCCTGAACGAATTGGAGAGCTGGGCCGTTTGTGGGGCCAGCGAGGTATCGAGACAATAGTTTTTGACCACCACCCGGGCGAAAGCGCAGAAACTCCACCAGTACAGGCAGACAGTTGGGTGGTGTCCTCCGACGGCGCTCAGGCTACATCGATGCTTCATATCCTGTATGAGCGTGGAATTCCCGTAGGTCGCCTGGAAGCCACTATCTTTGCTTTGGGAATTCACGAGGACACCGGCTCTCTTACCTATCCCCGCACTACCATCCGCGACGCCGAAATGCTAGCCCTGGCCATGCGGTTGGGAGCGTCACAGGCTCTCATTGAGCGTTTTCTCCACAGCTCGCTCACTGGGGAGCAGCGCGCTCTTCTGATGGAACTCGTAGACGCGGTGCGGGTAGAGCGGGTTGGGGGATTAGACGTCCATGTGGTGGCTCGTGAGATTTCTGGCTATGTGGATGGCCTAAGTGTTATTGCCCATAAACTTATGGAGCTTCTAAATGCCGAGGTGCTTCTCCAAGCAATAGGCATGGAGGGAAGGGTATTTGTCACCGCCCGTTCTCGCTCGGGTTCAGTTGATGTAGCCGGTCTACTCCGCGGGATCGGTGGGGGAGGCCACGCCCAGGCCGCGTCGGCTGTAGTCAAAGACTTGTCCCCCGAGACAGTCATCGCTCGGTTGCTAGAAACTCTTTCGGGTAGTCGCGTCGGTACACCCACTGCAGCCGAAATAATGAGTCGCCCAGTACGGTTTGTGGATGCTGACACGCCGGTCACCGAAGCTCTACTTACTGCTCAGCGTTATGGACACTCTGGTATATGCGTAAGAGCCAATGGCCGCCTGGTAGGAGTTGTGGCTCGTAGAGACCTCGACAAGGCCATTCGCCATGGGCTTGGCCACGCCCCTGTCAAAGGAGTGATGACCCGCAAGATTCATTTCGCTAAGGCTTCCACTGGACTTGACGAACTTAGACGAATAATGGTCGAGCACAACATCGGCCGCGTTCCTATTGTCAAAGATGAAGCATATGAAGAGGCGGTTGCTCGCGGCACGGTAAGAACTAGCGATGTCATTGGCATAGCCACTCGCACAGACGTCCTTGCCGCATACCAAGGAAGATGGGAGCAGGAACGGGCAGAGGTGTCCGGCCCTCATATCTACGTGGCAGAAGCATTGACTGAACACCCGGTCTTTGGGCAGCTCTTTCGTGTATGTTCGGCCCTTTCCGAGGATTTTCCCGGCGTCTATCTGGTCGGCGGATTTGTGCGGGATCTTCTTTTGGGGCAGCCAAATGTCGACGTGGACATTGCGGTAGAGGGAGACGGGATCGAGTTTGCGACGCGGCTTGCCGCGCAGTTGGGGGGCAGAGTGAGGCCGCATTACAAGTTCAAGACCGCGGTGGTTCTTTTGCCGCCGAGTGTACTGGGGGAGGCTGCTCTCTCCCTGCGCAGCTCATCTGAGCCATTTCACGTTGACGTGGCCACCACCCGAACGGAGTTCTACGATCACCCGGCTGCCCTGCCTAAGGTTGAACATGCCTCGCTTCGACAAGACCTGTTTCGCAGAGACTTCACCATCAATGCGATGGCCATCTCCCTGCGAGGAGAGGACTTTGGCACCGTGATCGATTTTTTTGGAGGATACAGGGATTTGCAAGAGGGGGTAATCAGGGTCTTACACAACCTGAGCTTCATTGAAGATCCCACTCGCATATTCCGCGCCGTCCGTTACGAAAACCGCTATGGTTTTCGAATGGACGAGCAAACAAGAACTTTTGCAAAGACTTGTGTCGATATGCACCTGGTGCGCGGCCTTTCGGGGGTGAGGCTGCGAGACGAGCTTGTCGCTCTACTAAGTGAGGAAGACATTTCGTTCACCCTCAGTCGTCTTTATGAACTCGGAGTTGCCCGTGAAGTTCATCCAAAGCTAGCCACGGGGCCGAAAACCGCCCGGCTGGTGCGCGACCTGGACTCAATAGTCGCAGAGCTGGGACTTGAGTCTGAGGTGGTTCGGTGGCGGTTGCGACTCGCGGCGATCACTAGAAACATGGAGCATGACGAACTCTATGTCTGGCTCGAAGACCTCAAGGTCCGCCGGTCTGACAGCGCAGTTGTCCGGGACAGCGTCATCCTAGCCCCGGCGCTGGCAGCCAGTCTTGGGAGAGAGGATATGGATGAATGGGAAGTGTTTAAGACTTTGCGACGCGCGCCGGCGGAGTCCTTGGTTTTTGCTTTAGGGGTAACTGAGAACCAAACTGCTAGAGAGCGCATCCGCGCCTATCTCACCGATCTACGCTATCGTTCGCTCAGCGTCACCGGAGACGATCTTATCGCGCTAGGGATGAAGAAAGGGCCACAAGTGGGAAGAATGCTAGAAAAGCTCCGTGAACTGCGGGTTCGAGGGATCATAAACGGCCGCGAGGCTGAATTGGAAGCTGCGCGGCAACTGATGGAGAAGCAATCATGACGGCAGAACGCTGGCTCAACTTGTTCATCCTGCTACCTGTGCTCCTGCTGTCCATGATGGCCCACGAACTGGCTCACGGCTGGGTTGCGTATCGCCTGGGGGATCCTACCGCTAAGATTCGAGGGCGGCTTAGCTTAAACCCAATTCGCCATCTTGACCCCCTTGGAACAGCGATGTTCGTCATCACCTACTTGTTTTCGGGTTTTGTCTTTGGTTGGGCAAAGCCGATCCCGGTTTCGCCCTACTATTTTCGCGATCGTCAGAAAGGTATGGCTATTGTTGGGGCTGCAGGTCCCATCACGAATTTCATCATCGCGATCGTGTTCGTGCTCGTTCTCCGCTGGCTTAATCTGCCTGACAACACCTGGGCCTATGCCATTCTTTTTCTTATTTTTCAGATAAATGTAGTTCTGGGACTCTTCAACCTGATTCCCATTCCCCCTCTGGACGGGTCACGCGTATTGGGAGCTTTCTTGCCCAGAGCAGCGTACGAAAGGTGGGTGGCGCTTGACCGCTACGGCATGATCCTGGTGGTGTTGTTCATTGTGGTCTTTCAACGTGCGTTCTTCCATCTTCTCGGATGGGCCATTACGGGTCTAAGAGATCTCTTTCTTCCGGCTGGGTAGTAATACACGGCGTCCTTGTCGGGTGGTCGAGTGATGTTCACTCTCGAGCTTGACCTTGATGTTTACCAGGGTCCGTTCGATCTGCTTCTCTCCTTGATTCTGAAGGAAGAGGTGGATCTTTTTGAGATACCGCTTGCAGAGATCATAGATACCTACCTGAAGGGACGCGAGCGAGCAGGGGCGTGGACTGACTGGGAGGATGTCACCGAGTTCATGCTAGTGTTCAGCCTTCTGGCGGAACTCAAATCACGGCTGCTACTCCCCTCGGGCGAGGTTGAAGCCGAGGAAGAGCTTAGTCCCGAACAGATGCAGGAGCAGCTGCTGGCCAGATTTCTCGAGTACAGCAAATTTAAGGCAGCCTCCGTTTACCTCAGGGGACGAGCTATGGAGGCAGCCCGGTCAGTTCTTCGTCCACCTAGTCAGCAGCCCCAACGGCGTCTACCGCCGCTGGAGGAGATCGTAGGAACTGGCGATCTGCTTGGCCTGCGTGACGCCATGACCAGGCTACTTGAGAGAAACCGGACTCCTGATACCTCCCACATAGCTGATATCAAGGTCGACCTTCGCAAGCAGATGCAGATCATAAGGCGTATCTTGTTGCGCCGTGGCCGCTTCTCGTTTGACCGAGTTTTTGGAGGAGAACGGCCGCTTGTGCAGGCGATGTCTATCTTTGCCCTGTTGGAGCTTGTGGCCAAAGGAGAAGTCGTTGTGTCTCAAGACAAACCCTTTGGGGATATTCTCGTGCGAGCAAGGAAAGTCCCATCACCTGCTTAGGATCTACGTAGACGGCTCGTTTTGTTGGTGGATAAATGGATCGAAGTCAGATAAAACGTGACCTTGAGGCATTGCTTTTTGGCTCGGGACGACCTCTTCAGCTTGAAGAATTACTCTCTGCTCTATCGCTGTCAGGGCAAGAGGCCGCCATCCTCGTCAGCGAGCTTCTTGACGAGCTAGCCCGAGAATTTCCTCCAAGTGGCCCCAGAGGGTTTGAGCTCGTTAGGCTTGCGGGTGGGTGGGCCTTTCGTAGCAACCCGTGCTCTCAGCCTGCGGTGCAGAGACTGTTTGATATGCCTGAGGAAGCAACCCGCCTGTCGCAAGCTGCCATGGAATGTCTCGCCATTGTTGCCTATTTGCAGCCAGTGTCGCGGTCGCAGATAGCAGCCATCCGCGGGGTAGACTCAGATTCACCACTACGCACCCTGCTGGACCGCGAGCTCATCACCGAAGTGGGTAGGGCGCAGAGTGGGGGAGGCGCGATTCTCTACGGGACCACTCCGCGTTTTGAGGCTATGTTTGGGCTCTCAAGCCTTGAGGATTTGCCTCCTCTAGATGGCTTTGCCTTAGGGCCAGAACAAAGAGAGGAGCTGCGGCGCCGGCTGGGGATTTTGGGAGTCCCCGAGTAAAGACCACAAACGCAGGTAAAGAACAAACATGCGTCTTCAGAAATTCCTAGCCGAAGCTGGTGTGGGCTCTAGACGCAAGTGTGAGGACCTCATCCGTCAGGGCAGAGTGACGGTGGACGGCGCTGTGGCCGTTATAGGCATGCAAATTGATCCTACCCGCCAGAAGGTGGCGGTGGACGGGAAACCTGTGGAGGCTGAGCCCAAGGAGTACTGGCTGCTAAACAAGCCAGCGGGTGTGATTAGTGCCGCGCGGGATCCCCGTGGGCGTCCGACTGTGGTGGATCTCGTGCCGTCCAAAGTTCGGCTTTTTCCGGTGGGGCGTCTTGATCTAAACAGCACCGGCCTTCTCGTGTTGACTAACGACGGAGAGCTGGCCTCTCTGCTTGTGCACCCCCGCTATCACGTACCAAAGGAGTATCGGGTGACAGTGCAAGGGGCCCTTTCCTCTGAGGCTCTTGACCAGTTGCGCGCCGGAGTTGAGCTTGAAGAGGGTCGCACTGCCCCGGCCAAGATAGTAGTTTTGGGAACGAAGAGCGATCGGAGAGGCACGACACTGACTGATCTTCAAATCACCCTACACGAAGGACGCAAGCGCCAGATAAGACGGATGATGCAATGTGTGGGGGCGAGAGTAGTGAGCCTACACCGCACCAGGATCGACGGTCTGACAGACAAGGGGCTTGCTCCGGGACAGTGTCGACCCCTTACTTCCGAGGAAGTTGAAAGCTTAAGACGTGCTGCTTTGGGACGCCGTGTCTAAGCGTCTCGAGCCGGTTTGGCCTACAGAGGGGCGTCTGCTGCCTACAGACATGCGTTTCTGCTTTATACTGATGCATTTACCGATACTTGGGGGGAGAGGGGCCGAAAAGAATGTAACGGTTGCTGTGAGTTCTGGGAGTGGTGATGAGGTTTAACCGTGTACTAGAAAAGCTTACGCCGTACCGCGCTAGTCCTCCTTTGGCTGAAATTAAACAGCATTATGGCCTGGAGCGGCTTTATGTCATGTCGGCCAATGAGGTGCCGTGGGGACCGTTTCCTGAAGTGGTGGAGAAGCTCAAGCAGGCCCTGGACGGCCTGAACCGCTACCCTGACGGGAATTGCGGCGAGCTTCGGGCGGAGATAGCTCGCCAGCTGGGTGTCGCTAAAGAGCTTCTGGTCTTTGGCAACGGCTCGTGCGAGATTTTGATGCTCTTAGGACAGGCTTTCTTGGGTCCGGACAGTCACGTGGTTTTCCCTGAGCCGTCTTTCGTAATGTACCGTTCCATTGCGCTTGCTCGTGAGGCACCGTTCACCGCTGTGGCCTTGCCAAACTTTAGGTACGACTTGCAGGCCATGCTAGACGCCATTGAAGAAAACACGAGCATGATCGTGGTCTGCAATCCCAACAACCCTACCGGAACCTACATTGAGTCAAGGGAGCTCTGCCATTTCCTAGAACAGGTTCCGTCTGAGGTACTGGTAGTTCTCGATGAGGCGTACGGAGAGTTTGTGACCTCACCACTCCACGAGGACTCAGTATTGTGGCTTGAGCGATTCCCCAACTTGGTGGTTCTTCGGACATTCTCCAAGATATACGGGCTTGCAGGACTGCGAGTGGGTTACGCTTTTGCCGCTCCCGAGGTAGTAACTGCACTTGACAAGATTAGACAGCCCTTCAACGTGGACTCGCTGGCTCAGATAGCCGCTCTTGAGTCCTTACGGCATCCGGAAAGAGTCCGAGAGCGGAGGCAAAAGGTGGCAGCCGAAAGGGAGCGCGTTTCGCGGCGTCTCCACGAAATGGGCATCGCCACCATACCTAGCCAGGCAAATTTCTTGCTTGTCGACGTAAGTAATCTTTCTATTCCTGGTCCCGAGGTGCCTCAGGCCCTTCTTGAGCGAGGAATTCTGACCCGCTCTGGATATGCCATGGGGTGTCCGGGGTGGATTCGGGTTACCATAGGCGAGGTTGAAGAAGGCGATGCGTTTCTTGCCGCCATGGCCGATCTGGTCCGCGGCGGGGAATTTGTGCCTCGGCGGACGGCCTTGGGACTAACCGCTGATGCTCTTAGTCCGGAGAGTTAGAGATGGATCAGGCTGCTGGCATTGAGATGATGATCGTGATGCAAGAGTCGGCTACGCAGGAAGACGTAGCGCGAATCCTTGAGCTACTTGAAAGTGCTGGAGCTCAAGGTCGAGTTTCCACAAGCGATGTGGTGACCGTAATCGCGGTTATTGGGGAAAGAGACGTGGTTGCCGGGCTCCCGCTAGAGGCCTACCCCGGCGTGGACAAGGTTCTTCCTATCCTGCGGCCCTACAAGCTGGTGAGCCGAGAGTTTAGGCGTTCCGACACTGTAATTACGGTCGGCAACACTAGCGTAGGGGGTGGCCACGTGGCTCTAATCGCAGGACCATGCTCTGTTGAGAGCCGCGAACAGCTGATGGAGGCGGCTGCCGCAGTTAAGCGAGCCGGAGGAACGATGCTGCGAGGTGGCGCTTTTAAGCCCCGAACGTCGCCCTATTCATTCCAGGGACTTGGGATTGAAGGACTCCGTCTTTTGGCCGAGGCGCGCGAACAGTTCGGGCTACCAGTGGTCACAGAGCTCATGGATCCTCGGCAGCTTGACGCAGTGGCGGAGTACGTGGACATCATCCAAATAGGAGCCCGCAACATGCAGAACTTCCATCTGCTGTCGGCGGTGGGTCAGGTGGACCGGCCGATTCTCCTTAAGCGAGGACTGGCGGCCACGGTTGAGGAGCTGCTCATGGCAGCTGAGTACATTGTTAAAGAGGGCAACGAAAAAGTCATTCTATGCGAGCGAGGCATTCGCACTTTTGAGACGGCCACCCGCAACACTCTGGATATTTCCGCCATTCCTGTCATAAAGCAGCGGAGCCATCTGCCGGTGATTGTGGACCCGAGCCATGCGGCAGGCAAGGCTGACCTGATTGAGCCTTTGTCGGTGGCGGCCATTGCAGCGGGCGCTGACGGAGTGATGATCGAGGTACATCCGACTCCTGAGACTGCCCTCTCTGACGGGGCACAGTCTCTCGACACCCGGCAGTTTACGCGGGTAGCAGAGCGTATTAAGGCGGCTGTGGCGTGGCTAGGAAAGACTATGGGGTGACGGAGATGCCTGGTAGTCGCGCTCACAGCGGAGTCCATAGACTGGCGATAATAGGCGTAGGAATGATGGGCGGCAGCTTGGCGATGGCTGCCCTCGAGCGGGCTGGGGTAGATGAGGTTGTGGGCTTTGATACTGACCGCAACGCTCTTGATGAGGCGGTGGCCCGGGGAGTAATCACCGAGGCGGCAAGGAGCGCGCAAGAGGCTGCCGCTTACGCCGATCTTGTAGTCATATCGACTCCAGTTCGAAGCATTCCTGCCCTCGTGGAGGAATGCGCTGCCGCTGAGCCTCGGCCCAGACTAATCACCGACACCGGGAGCACCAAGTCCAGCATCATGCAGTCGCTATCTCCCCAGGCGAAGGCCCTCTTCATAGGCGGGCATCCCATGTGCGGTGGGTCTGATTCTGGGGTGAAATATGCAAGAGCCGATCTGTTTGTAGGCGCTACGTACTTTCTCTGCACTACCGGAGCAGCGTTTCCCAAACTTTACGAGATGCTGCAGCAGTTCATCTTCGATCTTGGGGCCCGGCCGACGCTTATTGACCCTGTGGCGCATGACCGGATTATGGCGGCGATCAGCCACCTTCCGCATGTGCTTGCCAACGTCCTTATGGAACACGTGGGACACCTGTGTGTAGGGGGCAAGAGAGCCCTTCAGTTTGTTGGCGCGAGCTTCACTGACCTTACTCGGGTAGCTGGCGCCAACCCGCCAATGTGGCGCGACATATTTTTGGCCAATCGAGAGGCGCTGTCTGAATCAGTGCGAGAAATAATCGGGCTCCTGGAAAACTACGTGAGGCTGTTGTCCGGTGGAGATGAGTCAGCCGTTACCCAGGCCATAGATACCGCAGCTTCCTACAAGCAGGAGATGCTTGCCCTCGCCGATATCTCACCCGAGACCCTCCACAAGGTCACTGTGCGAGTGCCGGATGTGCCGGGCTCCATCTCACGGGTCATGGGTGCTCTGAGCGACGCTGGCATCAACGTAGAGGATCTAACACTCCATCACATGAGCCGGAGCCTAGGCGGCGATCTCATCTTGTACGTCTCTGGACAGGAAGTCGCAGAAAGGGCCGCTGCTCTGCTCAGCAACCTTGGCTTCCCGGCTCGCGTGAGCTTGTTGGGAGATGGCAGTGAGTAATGGATCGGAGCCTATCAGAACGCAGATTCACGCCGGCGGTGGAGTCTTCCTACCAGCAGAAGCTGGGCTGCGCGGCCATGTCGGCGTCCCGGGTGACAAGTCTGTGTCGCACCGCGCTTTGCTCCTCAGTGCTGTTAGCAACGGGCCTGTGCACATAACCGGCTTCCTCTACGCGGAAGACACGCTAGCGACCTTGGCGGCCATCCGCGCCCTTGGGGTGCAAGTTGATGAAGCTGTGGACAAGCTGATCGTCCACGGTCAGGGCTGGGAGGGCCTGCGGGAGCCAGAAGATGTAATCAATGTGGCCAACTCCGGCACCCTTATTCGCCTACTTCCGGGACTTGTTGCCTCTTGCGACTTCGTGTGCATACTCACCGGTGACGCCAGCATCAGGCGCCGGCCAATGGCTCGCATTATCAATCCCCTCTGCGCGATGGGGGCTCAGGTGATCGGTCGAGCCAACAACACTCTTCCGCCAGTTGTTATTAGAGGGGGACGGCTGAAGGGCATCTCTCACACGTTGCCCATCGCGTCTGCCCAAGTAAAGTCATGTCTTCTATTAGCAGGACTGCGCGCCGAAGGGGAGACTGTTATTGCTGAGCCGGGGCCCTCACGTGACCACACCGAAAGGCTACTGCGCTACGCGGGAGTTTCTATTGAACGGGAGGGCGATCCGCACGGCCCGGGCGTTTTGCGCATTCAGCCGACTGAGTGCTTGACGCTTAACCGGATAGCAGTTCCGGGAGATTTCAGCTCCGCTGCCTTTTTCTTGGTGGGAGCGCTTCTTGTGCCCGATTCTGAAGTTACTGTGGCAGGAGTGGGGCTTAATCCGACGCGCACTGGACTCCTTAACGTGCTCAGGCGCATGGGCGCAGACATAGAAGTGAGTGTTGAGTCTGGGAGTGGGCCGGAGCCCACTGGCACGGTGGTAGCCCGCACAACTCGCCTTATGCCCACTGACATCACGCCCGAGGAAGTGCCCCTACTAATTGACGAGTTGCCTCTTTTTATGCTAGCCGCAGCCAAGGCTTCTGGACGCTCTTCCATCCGAGGGGCTGCTGAGCTGCGCACCAAGGAGAGCGACCGCCTCGCGGCTATGAGCGCCCTCTTGCGCTCCATTGGGATCGAGTGCGTGGAACATTCCGACGGTATGGAAATCGTAGGCAATTCCGAAGGCTGGGAGGGCGGCTCTGTTTGGAGTTTCGGCGACCATCGCATAGCGATGGTCGCCGCCATCGCAGGAGCCGCGTCACGGTCGGGAGTGTACGTGGACGACGTAGGATGTGTTGCGGTCTCGTATCCGGAGTTTGTGGACACACTTGGCAGACTAGGCGGTCGGTTTCTTACTGCTGGAAAGGAAGGCCTGGGGGTAGACGATGATCATAGCCATTGACGGTCCGGCTGGAGCCGGAAAGAGCACAGTGGCTAGAGAGGTGGCCAAGCGGCTAGGCATGCGTTACCTCGACACGGGGGCAATGTACCGGGCTGTTACTCTGCTTGCGTTGGAGGCTGGTCTAGTTCCTGACCGGCTCGAGGAAGTCGGCGCACTTGCTGCCCAAGCAAGACTGCGGGTCGTGGAGCAAGACAATGACCTTTCTCGCGTATTTGTAGGCGAGAGGGAGATCAGCGAGGAGATTAGAGGGCCCCTTGTTTCTCAGCACGTTTCACTTGTCTCTGCAGATCCAGCAGTGAGGGCTGTGCTTACCCAAAGACAGCGCGAAGAAGCGGCCTCGGGAAATGTAGTTCTGGAGGGCCGCGACATGGGTACTGTGGTTGCGCCTCAAGCGGAGGTGAAGGTTTTCCTCACCGCCAGCGTCGAAGAGCGGGCCCGACGAAGACAGGCTCAGCTGCAGGCCAAAGGAGTTGACTCTTCTCTCGAACAGCTAATGCGTGAAATAGAAGCCAGGGACACTTACGACTCTAGTAGGGTGGTTGCACCTCTTCGGAAAGCGGATGACGCCGTAGAGATCGATACCACTTCCATGACAATAGACGAAGTAGTAAATGCAATATGCGCGTTGGCGGAATCCAAACGCGGCAAGTGTGTCGAAAAATGCGGCGGTCTCACCAGCTCGCAGTCTATCAACTCTCAGTCGAGTAATTGCCGGCCGACCGGCTCACAGTCTACTCAGCCCGCCAAATGGCGGCTTTGCGGCATGATCAAAGGACCCATGGACACCCTTCTGTACCGGGTAGCTTACGCGTTTGTGCCTGAGCTGTGGCGCTCCGTGTTTCGCATGAAAATCGAAGGAGTTGAGAATGTTCCGCTGACCGGACCGGTGGTCCTTGCTTGTAATCACCGGTCTAACCTTGACCCGTTCTTCTTGGGATCAGCTTGTCCACGTATGGTGCATTTCATGGCAAAGGCGGAGCTCTGGAAGGTCAAGGCCTTGGGCAAATTGGTGGAGTGGATGGGAGGCTTCCCGGTACGGAGGGGAGAGGCCGACAGACAAGCGGTCAGACGAGCGTTCGCGATCTTAGACGCAGGAGGGGTACTGGGAGTGTTTCCCGAGGGGAGGCGCCACCGCGATCTTGCTCAAGGACCGTTGGGGGACATCCAGCCAGGCATAAGTCTTTTCTCTCTTTACGACGACGTAGTTACGATCCCTGTGGTAATGGAGGGTACAGAAAAAGTGGCTGCGGGAGGGAGACTAGCCTTTCCCCAGGTGAGGGTCGCGTTTGGGCCGCCGCTTGAACTCCCCGACAGGAGCCTTCCTCGATCTGAGCGTGCCTCCGAGACGGTTAGAAGGCTGCGTGAGGCAATGCTGGCCCTCGTCTCGTCACAAGTCACCACGGGTGGGCAGCGGAGCAATGGGTGAATTGGAGATCATCATCTCCGAGTACGCGGGGTTCTGTTGGGGTGTAAAACGAGCGCTTGAGCTTACCTTGGAGGCCGCAAAACAAGCGCCCGCGCCTATCAACACGTTAGGACCTCTGATTCACAACCCCGGGGTCATAGAGGATCTCAGAAGTCGCGGAGTAGGAGTCATTGCTAGCCCGGACCAGATAGCACAGGGAACAGTGATCTTGCGTTCCCATGGCGTCCCTAAAGAGATCAGGGAGCTCCTGGCAAACTCTTCGCTAACCGTTGTGGACGCTACCTGTCCCTTTGTTGCCGCTGCCCAAGAAAAGGCTCAGACACTTCGTGAAGCCGGGTATCTCGTTGTGATACTGGGAGAGAAAGACCATCCGGAGGTGCTGGGGCTCAGATCCTATGCGGGACCCGAGTCGCTGGTGGTCGAATCGGCCGAGGACATCCCGCTAGAATTTCAGGCGGCCCGAGTGGGAGTTGTAGTGCAGACCACGCAGTCCCAGGAGCGTCTTGCGGAGTTGGCGGCTGCACTAGCGCCCAGAGTGCGGGAGCTGTTGGTACACAACACCATTTGCAGTGCCACCGAGCTTCGTCAGCGAGCCGCGGCGGCACTAGCTGCCAGTGTGGATGTGGTAATAGTCATAGGAGGAAGAGAGTCGGGCAATACCAGGCGACTGGCCGAGCTTTGCGCTGCTACACAGCCACGCACTTATCATGTGGAGACGCCGAGTGAGATACAGAGAG
Protein-coding sequences here:
- a CDS encoding CBS domain-containing protein — translated: MTASPSLLEIPTIITTHQNADFDALAAAVGASLLYPDSRIVFTGSLNPNVREFVSLYGEALPIANLRLIDQNKIKRLVVVDTADPERIGELGRLWGQRGIETIVFDHHPGESAETPPVQADSWVVSSDGAQATSMLHILYERGIPVGRLEATIFALGIHEDTGSLTYPRTTIRDAEMLALAMRLGASQALIERFLHSSLTGEQRALLMELVDAVRVERVGGLDVHVVAREISGYVDGLSVIAHKLMELLNAEVLLQAIGMEGRVFVTARSRSGSVDVAGLLRGIGGGGHAQAASAVVKDLSPETVIARLLETLSGSRVGTPTAAEIMSRPVRFVDADTPVTEALLTAQRYGHSGICVRANGRLVGVVARRDLDKAIRHGLGHAPVKGVMTRKIHFAKASTGLDELRRIMVEHNIGRVPIVKDEAYEEAVARGTVRTSDVIGIATRTDVLAAYQGRWEQERAEVSGPHIYVAEALTEHPVFGQLFRVCSALSEDFPGVYLVGGFVRDLLLGQPNVDVDIAVEGDGIEFATRLAAQLGGRVRPHYKFKTAVVLLPPSVLGEAALSLRSSSEPFHVDVATTRTEFYDHPAALPKVEHASLRQDLFRRDFTINAMAISLRGEDFGTVIDFFGGYRDLQEGVIRVLHNLSFIEDPTRIFRAVRYENRYGFRMDEQTRTFAKTCVDMHLVRGLSGVRLRDELVALLSEEDISFTLSRLYELGVAREVHPKLATGPKTARLVRDLDSIVAELGLESEVVRWRLRLAAITRNMEHDELYVWLEDLKVRRSDSAVVRDSVILAPALAASLGREDMDEWEVFKTLRRAPAESLVFALGVTENQTARERIRAYLTDLRYRSLSVTGDDLIALGMKKGPQVGRMLEKLRELRVRGIINGREAELEAARQLMEKQS
- a CDS encoding site-2 protease family protein; this encodes MTAERWLNLFILLPVLLLSMMAHELAHGWVAYRLGDPTAKIRGRLSLNPIRHLDPLGTAMFVITYLFSGFVFGWAKPIPVSPYYFRDRQKGMAIVGAAGPITNFIIAIVFVLVLRWLNLPDNTWAYAILFLIFQINVVLGLFNLIPIPPLDGSRVLGAFLPRAAYERWVALDRYGMILVVLFIVVFQRAFFHLLGWAITGLRDLFLPAG
- a CDS encoding segregation/condensation protein A; this translates as MFTLELDLDVYQGPFDLLLSLILKEEVDLFEIPLAEIIDTYLKGRERAGAWTDWEDVTEFMLVFSLLAELKSRLLLPSGEVEAEEELSPEQMQEQLLARFLEYSKFKAASVYLRGRAMEAARSVLRPPSQQPQRRLPPLEEIVGTGDLLGLRDAMTRLLERNRTPDTSHIADIKVDLRKQMQIIRRILLRRGRFSFDRVFGGERPLVQAMSIFALLELVAKGEVVVSQDKPFGDILVRARKVPSPA
- the scpB gene encoding SMC-Scp complex subunit ScpB → MDRSQIKRDLEALLFGSGRPLQLEELLSALSLSGQEAAILVSELLDELAREFPPSGPRGFELVRLAGGWAFRSNPCSQPAVQRLFDMPEEATRLSQAAMECLAIVAYLQPVSRSQIAAIRGVDSDSPLRTLLDRELITEVGRAQSGGGAILYGTTPRFEAMFGLSSLEDLPPLDGFALGPEQREELRRRLGILGVPE
- a CDS encoding rRNA pseudouridine synthase, producing the protein MRLQKFLAEAGVGSRRKCEDLIRQGRVTVDGAVAVIGMQIDPTRQKVAVDGKPVEAEPKEYWLLNKPAGVISAARDPRGRPTVVDLVPSKVRLFPVGRLDLNSTGLLVLTNDGELASLLVHPRYHVPKEYRVTVQGALSSEALDQLRAGVELEEGRTAPAKIVVLGTKSDRRGTTLTDLQITLHEGRKRQIRRMMQCVGARVVSLHRTRIDGLTDKGLAPGQCRPLTSEEVESLRRAALGRRV
- the hisC gene encoding histidinol-phosphate transaminase, which codes for MRFNRVLEKLTPYRASPPLAEIKQHYGLERLYVMSANEVPWGPFPEVVEKLKQALDGLNRYPDGNCGELRAEIARQLGVAKELLVFGNGSCEILMLLGQAFLGPDSHVVFPEPSFVMYRSIALAREAPFTAVALPNFRYDLQAMLDAIEENTSMIVVCNPNNPTGTYIESRELCHFLEQVPSEVLVVLDEAYGEFVTSPLHEDSVLWLERFPNLVVLRTFSKIYGLAGLRVGYAFAAPEVVTALDKIRQPFNVDSLAQIAALESLRHPERVRERRQKVAAERERVSRRLHEMGIATIPSQANFLLVDVSNLSIPGPEVPQALLERGILTRSGYAMGCPGWIRVTIGEVEEGDAFLAAMADLVRGGEFVPRRTALGLTADALSPES
- the aroF gene encoding 3-deoxy-7-phosphoheptulonate synthase, coding for MMIVMQESATQEDVARILELLESAGAQGRVSTSDVVTVIAVIGERDVVAGLPLEAYPGVDKVLPILRPYKLVSREFRRSDTVITVGNTSVGGGHVALIAGPCSVESREQLMEAAAAVKRAGGTMLRGGAFKPRTSPYSFQGLGIEGLRLLAEAREQFGLPVVTELMDPRQLDAVAEYVDIIQIGARNMQNFHLLSAVGQVDRPILLKRGLAATVEELLMAAEYIVKEGNEKVILCERGIRTFETATRNTLDISAIPVIKQRSHLPVIVDPSHAAGKADLIEPLSVAAIAAGADGVMIEVHPTPETALSDGAQSLDTRQFTRVAERIKAAVAWLGKTMG
- a CDS encoding prephenate dehydrogenase/arogenate dehydrogenase family protein produces the protein MARKDYGVTEMPGSRAHSGVHRLAIIGVGMMGGSLAMAALERAGVDEVVGFDTDRNALDEAVARGVITEAARSAQEAAAYADLVVISTPVRSIPALVEECAAAEPRPRLITDTGSTKSSIMQSLSPQAKALFIGGHPMCGGSDSGVKYARADLFVGATYFLCTTGAAFPKLYEMLQQFIFDLGARPTLIDPVAHDRIMAAISHLPHVLANVLMEHVGHLCVGGKRALQFVGASFTDLTRVAGANPPMWRDIFLANREALSESVREIIGLLENYVRLLSGGDESAVTQAIDTAASYKQEMLALADISPETLHKVTVRVPDVPGSISRVMGALSDAGINVEDLTLHHMSRSLGGDLILYVSGQEVAERAAALLSNLGFPARVSLLGDGSE